One genomic segment of Capricornis sumatraensis isolate serow.1 chromosome 6, serow.2, whole genome shotgun sequence includes these proteins:
- the SCARA3 gene encoding scavenger receptor class A member 3 → MRPVPASVPSTLGRSRLRQRGWVQQGPSLGSDGAGFVSVRSAAGDGDALCVTEEELAADDEDMPSFPCTQEGQPGPHCSRCQKNLSLHTSVRILYLFLALLLVAVAVLASLVFRKVDSLSEDLSLAQAMYDKKLMSMQKNLQGLDLKAPNNCSFCHEAGLLGQEIRKLQAELEGIQKMLLAQEVQLHQTSQTHDLLSTTSGQISQEMGSCSFSVHQINQSLGLFLAQVRGWQATTAGLDLSLKDLTQECYDVKAAVHQINFTVGQTSEWIQGIRRKTEEETLTLQKMVTDWQNYTRLFGSLRATSAKTGDAVRSLQATLGASSQRISQNSESLHDLVLQVMGLQLQLDNISSFLDDHEENMHDLQYHTRYAQNRTVERFETLEGRMASHEIEIGTIFTNINATDSHVYSMLKYLDDVRLSCTLGFHTQAEELYYLNKTVSLMLAATDLLRERFGLLSARLDLNVRNLSMIVEEMRAVDTRHGEILRNVTILRGAPGPPGPRGLKGDVGVKGPAGGKGPKGDPGSLGPPGPQGPQGQPGEPGPVGERGPVGPRGFPGLKGSKGSFGTGGTRGQPGPKGDMGPPGPEGPPGAPGPEGPQGEPGIAGKTGSPGQRGPMGPKGEPGIQGPPGFPGPPGPPGSQSSY, encoded by the exons ATGAGACCTGTCCCTGCCTCAGTGCCGTCCACCCTCGGCAGGTCCCGCCTGAGGCAGCGT GGGTGGGTGCAGCAGGGCCCCAGCCTGGGGTCTGACGGTGCTGGCTTCGTCTCAGTGAGGTCAGCCGCTGGAGACGGAGATGCGCTGTGTGTCACAGAAGAGGAACTGGCTGCTGACGACGAGGACATGCCGTCCTTCCCATGCACACAGGAGG gCCAGCCGGGACCCCACTGCAGCCGCTGCCAGAAGAACCTGTCTTTGCACACGTCCgtgaggattctttacctcttccTGGCCCTGCTCCTGGTGGCCGTGGCCGTGCTGGCCTCTCTGG TCTTCAGGAAAGTGGACTCTCTCTCAGAAGACCTCTCCCTGGCCCAGGCCATGTATGACAAGAAACTCATGTCTATGCAGAAAAATCTCCAAGGGCTGG ATCTGAAAGCCCCGAACAACTGCTCTTTCTGCCACGAGGCTGGGCTGCTGGGGCAAGAGATCAGAAAACTGCAGGCGGAGCTGGAGGGAATTCAGAAGATGCTTCTAGCTCAGGAGGTCCAGCTACACCAGACCTCCCAGACCCACGACCTGCTCTCCACCACCAGCGGTCAAATCTCCCAGGAGATGGGCAGTTGCTCTTTCTCCGTCCACCAGATCAACCAATCGCTGGGGCTCTTCTTGGCCCAGGTGAGAGGCTGGCAGGCCACCACTGCTGGCCTGGACCTGTCTCTGAAGGATCTCACCCAGGAGTGCTACGACGTCAAGGCGGCAGTACACCAGATCAACTTCACGGTGGGGCAGACCTCCGAGTGGATCCAGGGGATCCGGCGGAAGACGGAAGAGGAGACCCTGACCCTCCAGAAGATGGTCACCGACTGGCAGAACTACACGCGGCTCTTCGGCAGCCTGCGCGCCACCTCGGCCAAGACTGGAGACGCGGTGAGGAGCCTCCAGGCCACCCTGGGGGCCTCGTCCCAGCGCATCAGCCAGAATTCCGAGAGCCTGCATGACCTGgtgctgcaggtcatgggctTGCAGCTGCAGCTGGATAATATCTCATCCTTCCTGGATGACCACGAGGAGAACATGCACGACCTGCAGTACCACACGCGCTACGCCCAGAACCGCACGGTGGAGAGGTTCGAGACGCTGGAGGGACGCATGGCCTCCCACGAGATCGAGATTGGCACCATCTTCACCAACATCAACGCCACCGACAGCCACGTGTACAGCATGCTCAAGTACCTGGACGACGTCCGGCTCTCCTGCACCCTGGGCTTCCACACCCAGGCCGAGGAGCTCTACTACCTGAACAAGACCGTCTCCCTCATGCTGGCCGCCACCGACCTGCTCCGGGAGCGCTTCGGCCTGCTCAGCGCCCGCCTGGACCTCAACGTCCGCAACCTGTCTATGATCGTGGAGGAGATGAGGGCCGTGGACACGCGGCACGGGGAGATCCTGCGGAACGTCACCATCCTGCGAG GTGCCCCCGGCCCTCCAGGACCCAGAGGACTCAAGGGAGATGTGGGCGTGAAAGGGCCTGCTGGCGGCAAAGGACCAAAAGGAGACCCTGGCAGCTTGGGGCCCCCAGGACCCCAGGGTCCCCAGGGGCAGCCCGGGGAACCTGGGCCTGTGGGAGAAAGGGGGCCAGTTGGCCCCAGGGGTTTCCCAGGCCTCAAAGGGTCAAAGGGCAGCTTTGGAACTGGGGGCACAAGAGGACAGCCGGGCCCCAAGGGGGACATGGGGCCCCCAGGGCCAGAGGGCCCCCCGGGGGCTCCAGGGCCAGAGGGGCCTCAGGGAGAACCAGGGATTGCTGGGAAGACAGGGTCCCCGGGCCAGCGGGGGCCCATGGGGCCGAAGGGCGAGCCAGGGATCCAGGGTCCCCCTGGCTTCCCCGGGCCCCCGGGCCCACCAGGAAGCCAGAGCAGCTACTGA